The sequence AACGTCATGCAGGCGACCGGCATCATCGGCATCGGCATCGACGAGCTGCGTTGGCCGCGGCCGGTGCGCCCCGGCGACACGCTGCGCGTGACCATGGAGATCGTCGACGTCAAGCCGTCGCAGCGCCAGCCGCGCGGGATCGTCAGCGTGAAGCTGACGACCCGCAACCAGCACGACGAGGTCGTGCTCAGCGAGATCGCGCGGCTGGTCGTGCCGCGCCGGCCCGAGTAGGGTCTACTCGGCGGAGACCGCCTCGCCTGCCGTCACCGTCCCCTGGGTGACCTTGCCTTGGGCCGAGTGCGTGTCGACCGACGTGATCTGGATCGTGCCCTTCTGTATCCGCACCGTGGTCATCTGGCCCGTGTCGGGATCCTTCACGCTCTTGGTCGCGTACGCGGTGAAATACATGCCCTCGCTCACGCCGTCGGCCGAGCCTTTGTTGATGACGACGTCCGAGCCGTCGATGGTCAGCACGTGGCCGTTGATCGAGGCGCCCGAGCCGCCGCCGGCCGCGAGCTTGGTCGGGTCGACCTTGGAGGCCATGTCCTTGGCCGATTCGTTGATGAGCTGCCCCATGAGCGAGTTCGTGAACTGGGCGCTCGTATAGCTGCCGCCGACATTGGGCGCGAATGCGGCGACCGAGAACGACGTGGTCGACTTTGTCTGATCCTCGGGAAGCGTCGC comes from Candidatus Eremiobacteraceae bacterium and encodes:
- a CDS encoding MaoC family dehydratase; its protein translation is MTDRYFDDFAVGQSHETASAVVHLDEIVDFARRYDPQPFHLDDAAADASVFKGMSASGWFTAALTMRLVVQSNVMQATGIIGIGIDELRWPRPVRPGDTLRVTMEIVDVKPSQRQPRGIVSVKLTTRNQHDEVVLSEIARLVVPRRPE